The Thermomicrobiales bacterium genome includes a region encoding these proteins:
- a CDS encoding transglycosylase domain-containing protein, translating to MSTLSGSPPDPRRIAAGQRARRNAAGKKKLPPNMLPGIARRRKEQFTMTRRFLLVGVLIFIGLFVSTSLAMVLSTVAAVAGTVEAYRRVNAKLPNAAVVTVDTFQTSRIYDRNGNLLQEIEAPDGGWRTFVTLDQISQYMIDATVAAEDATFWSHQGVEPMAILRGVTINISGDGSSGGSTITQQLARGLYPEEIGFDISITRKFKEALAAIELDRKYSKQDILMMYLNQIFYGQRSYGIEAAAQTYFNKHASELTLAEASLLAGLPQAPSWYDPTVRLDQAKLRQKYVLDQMVKYHYITREEADDAWNTPLQPQTRTSEIQGANHFTQYAKDYVRQKYGEDAFVKGGLQIWTSVDLDLQAQAQLMIQENMPFLNAYRRNNASMVVLVPHTGEVLAMVGSADFNDPTIGGQINYALANLQPGSSIKPVIYAAAFESGWNPGTVVMDDTMKVETPGAPNPYYEPRNYTGLSYGAVPVRTALSNSLNIPAVKAIQYAGVDHAYDLARRMGIKTGMPESPENYGLSLALGSGEVPLLEHTNVYATFSNQGKYVAANPILKITDSNGQVLYELDRNTALQNAPQVLAPEISYQITSILTDDEARSMVFGRGNLFEDTGDRLGRPVAAKSGTTDNWKDIWTMGYTTDVAIGVWTGQTTQSGDAEIELPQLDGIQGAGPIWQQMMELMHSDPTFSSYLSGPNGQPMAHDWSIPPGLVQTQICSPTGHQASGSEDSTTEWLIKDAGPSLPCDRLSAYEMAELEHAMEDLQKNGGKYADGGESRILRYASTVGVYDGYVDFDEDDGSDYEDYDPDDGEIPIEQRAD from the coding sequence GTGAGCACGTTGTCCGGATCGCCGCCCGATCCTCGCCGCATTGCGGCAGGGCAACGCGCGCGACGCAACGCTGCCGGCAAGAAGAAGCTCCCGCCGAACATGTTGCCGGGTATTGCCCGGCGCCGCAAAGAACAGTTCACGATGACTCGCCGATTCCTGCTGGTCGGTGTGCTGATCTTCATCGGGCTCTTCGTGTCGACTTCGCTGGCCATGGTTTTGTCGACGGTGGCAGCCGTGGCCGGCACGGTCGAGGCATATCGCCGGGTCAACGCCAAGCTGCCCAATGCGGCGGTGGTAACCGTCGATACCTTCCAAACATCGCGCATCTACGATCGAAACGGGAACCTGCTGCAGGAGATCGAAGCGCCAGACGGCGGATGGCGCACCTTCGTCACCCTCGATCAAATCTCACAGTACATGATCGACGCGACGGTAGCCGCCGAGGACGCCACCTTCTGGAGTCATCAGGGTGTCGAGCCGATGGCCATCCTGCGCGGCGTCACCATCAATATCAGCGGCGACGGTTCGTCTGGTGGCTCGACTATCACGCAGCAATTGGCGCGCGGACTCTACCCGGAGGAGATCGGTTTCGATATCTCGATCACGCGCAAGTTCAAGGAGGCGCTCGCCGCGATCGAGCTCGACCGGAAGTATTCCAAGCAGGACATCTTGATGATGTACCTGAACCAGATCTTCTACGGACAGCGTTCCTACGGCATCGAAGCTGCCGCGCAGACCTACTTCAACAAACACGCCAGCGAGCTGACGCTGGCGGAGGCCTCGCTGCTTGCCGGTCTCCCGCAGGCGCCGTCCTGGTACGACCCAACCGTGCGGCTCGACCAGGCCAAGCTCCGGCAGAAGTACGTGCTCGACCAGATGGTCAAGTACCACTACATCACGCGGGAAGAGGCAGACGATGCGTGGAATACGCCGCTGCAACCGCAGACCCGCACCAGCGAAATCCAGGGCGCCAATCACTTCACCCAATATGCCAAGGACTACGTGCGCCAGAAATATGGCGAGGACGCATTCGTAAAGGGCGGTTTGCAGATCTGGACGTCGGTCGATCTCGACCTGCAAGCACAAGCCCAGTTGATGATTCAGGAAAACATGCCGTTCCTGAACGCCTACCGACGCAACAATGCCTCGATGGTGGTCCTCGTTCCGCACACCGGCGAGGTGTTGGCGATGGTCGGTTCGGCTGATTTCAACGACCCCACGATCGGCGGTCAGATCAACTACGCATTGGCGAACCTGCAGCCGGGCTCGTCGATCAAGCCAGTCATCTATGCGGCCGCGTTCGAAAGCGGGTGGAATCCGGGCACTGTTGTCATGGATGACACCATGAAGGTCGAAACCCCTGGCGCGCCCAATCCGTATTACGAACCGAGGAACTACACTGGGCTTTCGTACGGTGCAGTTCCCGTTCGTACCGCGCTCTCGAATTCGCTCAACATCCCGGCAGTCAAGGCAATTCAATACGCCGGTGTGGACCATGCCTACGATCTGGCGCGCCGGATGGGCATCAAGACCGGGATGCCGGAATCGCCCGAAAACTACGGGCTCTCCCTCGCGCTTGGTTCGGGTGAGGTGCCGTTGCTGGAGCACACCAACGTCTACGCAACCTTCTCGAATCAGGGCAAATACGTCGCCGCCAATCCAATTCTGAAAATCACCGATTCGAACGGTCAGGTGCTCTATGAGCTCGATCGGAATACCGCGCTGCAAAACGCGCCCCAGGTGCTGGCGCCAGAGATCTCCTACCAGATCACGTCGATTCTGACCGACGACGAGGCCCGCTCGATGGTTTTCGGCCGCGGGAACCTCTTCGAGGACACGGGAGATCGGTTGGGACGTCCAGTCGCCGCGAAATCAGGGACGACCGACAACTGGAAAGACATCTGGACCATGGGCTACACCACCGATGTGGCGATCGGGGTCTGGACCGGGCAAACAACACAATCCGGCGATGCGGAAATCGAGCTTCCCCAGCTCGACGGTATCCAGGGCGCCGGTCCGATCTGGCAACAGATGATGGAGCTGATGCATAGCGACCCCACCTTCTCGTCCTACCTGTCCGGACCAAACGGCCAGCCGATGGCCCACGACTGGAGCATCCCGCCCGGTTTGGTCCAGACCCAGATCTGCTCCCCCACCGGGCATCAGGCATCGGGCAGCGAGGATTCCACTACCGAGTGGCTGATCAAGGATGCGGGTCCGTCACTTCCATGTGACCGGCTGTCTGCCTACGAGATGGCCGAGCTGGAGCATGCCATGGAGGACCTGCAGAAGAACGGCGGCAAGTACGCCGATGGTGGCGAGTCGCGCATTCTGCGCTATGCCAGCACCGTTGGGGTCTACGACGGCTATGTCGACTTCGATGAAGATGACGGCTCCGACTACGAGGATTACGATCCGGACGACGGGGAAATCCCAATCGAGCAACGAGCAGACTAG
- a CDS encoding beta-ketoacyl-ACP synthase II, whose product MTFDLTSPTSCPVCGAPVSETQLFCGTCGSGLRGQRARTRRRVVVTGLGAVSAVGLTAKASWENILKGKSGIKRIPYLQEGNYSCQVRGDLEMDDLPQRFLDSKTARNTSQFSLWLMEAAGAALISAGLVDEAGNPLMDLLPGGSVIGTCVGGCYDDLLPAYDTFNTRGHDKLSPHLHVKFPLNMASYTVQWRFGMGGPSNTVSTACATGTQAIGEAFHVVQSGIAPLMLAGASESTVHPMGVAGFSAMRALVTDSNEHPEEALRPFDATRSGFALGEGAGALVLEDYDFAMARGARVFAEIVGFASSNDAYHPIAPQPEGIGAARAIVAALADAGVTPDKIGHIQAHAASTPAGDVAEARAIHHVYGEHTASIPVMSVKGNIGHCMGGAGAIETAMGILSIAEQVIPPTANYKNPDPEVNLDVVHGAARPHEFEYMAKHGFGLGGQNAALVLKRPPAEFAHQTSKDLE is encoded by the coding sequence ATGACGTTCGATCTCACTTCCCCGACCTCGTGCCCGGTTTGTGGCGCCCCGGTCTCTGAAACGCAACTCTTCTGTGGAACCTGCGGTAGCGGGCTGCGAGGCCAACGTGCCCGTACCCGGCGCCGGGTCGTTGTCACCGGATTGGGCGCAGTGAGCGCAGTGGGGCTCACCGCGAAAGCGTCATGGGAAAACATCCTGAAGGGGAAAAGCGGTATCAAGCGCATCCCCTATCTCCAGGAAGGCAACTACTCATGCCAGGTGCGCGGCGATCTCGAAATGGACGATCTCCCGCAACGCTTCCTCGACTCCAAGACCGCGCGCAATACCTCGCAGTTCAGCCTCTGGTTGATGGAGGCCGCCGGCGCCGCGCTCATTTCCGCCGGCCTGGTCGATGAAGCGGGCAATCCGCTCATGGATCTGCTGCCCGGCGGTTCGGTCATCGGGACCTGTGTTGGCGGATGCTATGACGATCTGCTTCCTGCCTATGACACCTTCAACACCCGGGGACACGACAAGCTGTCTCCCCATCTGCACGTCAAGTTCCCGCTCAACATGGCGTCCTACACCGTGCAGTGGCGTTTTGGCATGGGAGGACCGAGTAACACGGTTTCCACAGCCTGCGCCACAGGCACGCAGGCCATTGGCGAGGCGTTTCATGTCGTCCAGTCCGGCATTGCGCCATTGATGCTGGCGGGAGCCTCTGAATCGACCGTGCATCCGATGGGCGTCGCGGGCTTCTCGGCGATGCGCGCGCTGGTGACCGACTCGAACGAGCATCCCGAAGAGGCGCTGCGTCCCTTCGACGCTACCCGCTCTGGTTTCGCGCTCGGCGAAGGGGCCGGCGCGCTTGTGCTGGAGGACTACGATTTCGCCATGGCGCGGGGCGCGCGAGTGTTTGCCGAGATCGTCGGCTTTGCCTCCAGCAACGATGCCTACCATCCGATCGCGCCACAGCCAGAAGGAATTGGCGCGGCCCGAGCCATCGTGGCCGCATTGGCGGACGCAGGTGTGACTCCCGACAAGATCGGGCACATCCAGGCGCATGCCGCCTCGACCCCCGCGGGAGACGTAGCCGAAGCCCGCGCGATCCATCATGTCTATGGCGAACACACCGCATCGATTCCGGTGATGTCTGTGAAAGGCAACATCGGGCATTGCATGGGCGGGGCTGGGGCGATCGAGACTGCCATGGGTATCCTCTCGATCGCCGAGCAGGTGATTCCGCCGACCGCCAACTACAAGAACCCTGATCCCGAAGTCAATCTCGACGTCGTGCATGGCGCGGCGCGGCCGCATGAATTCGAATACATGGCCAAGCACGGATTCGGGCTTGGCGGTCAGAACGCGGCGCTCGTGCTGAAACGACCACCGGCAGAGTTCGCGCATCAAACGAGCAAGGATCTTGAATGA
- a CDS encoding DinB family protein codes for MSSHYAQLADWNNAMTEFVMVYRNVPADKRMQPIDGGWSPRQLLQHLLESEIVFSTRMRTAIANPGGSILPFDQDLYEERIPVAEIPDELLLDALAALRAVNLAILRALPDEAWEQSVQHPEAGPQTLDRIANIFGNHVTDHLNDMKNAGLGTRSL; via the coding sequence ATGAGCAGCCATTACGCCCAACTTGCCGACTGGAACAACGCCATGACCGAGTTCGTCATGGTCTATCGCAATGTGCCGGCAGACAAGCGGATGCAGCCAATCGACGGCGGTTGGAGCCCGCGACAGCTGCTGCAGCACCTGCTCGAATCCGAGATCGTTTTCTCTACCCGAATGCGTACCGCCATTGCCAATCCGGGCGGCAGTATCCTGCCGTTCGATCAGGATCTCTACGAGGAGCGCATCCCGGTAGCGGAGATCCCCGACGAGTTGTTGCTGGACGCGCTGGCCGCGTTGCGCGCGGTCAATCTCGCCATTCTGCGCGCGCTGCCTGACGAGGCATGGGAACAAAGCGTTCAGCATCCCGAAGCGGGACCGCAAACGCTCGATCGGATCGCCAACATCTTCGGAAATCACGTCACCGACCACTTGAACGACATGAAGAACGCCGGGCTGGGAACGCGCAGCCTTTGA
- a CDS encoding YrdB family protein — protein MIGTSRSSSSGHSVTLPDVFMFLLEIGMWASFAWIGWQAGSGVTRWLLAAGLATAAILLWGIFRTPGMPPAGKPGVFPTPGPVRLVLEVSLFLLAGYGLWVTGYRWIAETLWTFAALIYVLSFSRIRWLLDH, from the coding sequence TTGATCGGGACCTCCAGGAGCTCGTCGTCCGGGCACAGCGTGACGTTGCCCGATGTCTTCATGTTCCTCCTGGAAATCGGGATGTGGGCATCCTTTGCCTGGATCGGCTGGCAGGCCGGATCCGGCGTCACCCGGTGGCTCCTGGCCGCCGGACTTGCCACTGCGGCTATCCTCTTGTGGGGCATCTTCCGCACACCCGGGATGCCACCGGCAGGCAAACCCGGCGTATTCCCGACACCGGGACCGGTCCGTCTCGTACTGGAAGTCAGCCTCTTTCTCCTGGCCGGCTATGGACTCTGGGTGACCGGCTATCGCTGGATCGCCGAGACGCTTTGGACCTTTGCGGCCCTGATCTACGTTCTTTCGTTTTCGCGCATCCGCTGGCTGCTCGATCACTGA
- a CDS encoding nitronate monooxygenase, which translates to MTSLATDFTSLAGIDLPIAQAPIGTATTPELAAAVSNAGGLGTLSLTWRSPNEARELIQQTKALTNRPFGINLVLAWDPGDRLAIALEEGVPVISLSWGDPSPWVEQIHDAGALLVHMVGSTSAAIAAKNAGVDVIVAQGYEASGHVEGQTSLLALIPEMVDAVAPTPVLAAGGIGDGRGLAAALCLGASGVWLGTRFVLSSEADAHADYQGRLIDAGASDTIHTTLFRGGWPANTPLRTLPNKSLQLWEDAGRPEPGRGPGEGDVIGHTSRGIPIMRYHDDFPGARTTGDLESMVLYAGQSVGVMHDVLPAAEIMESIADQARSVLSRLGGAR; encoded by the coding sequence ATGACATCGCTCGCCACTGATTTCACCAGCCTGGCCGGCATCGACCTTCCCATCGCCCAGGCGCCGATCGGTACGGCGACCACGCCGGAACTAGCCGCCGCCGTGAGCAACGCCGGAGGGCTTGGAACGCTCTCGCTCACCTGGCGCTCGCCCAACGAGGCGCGCGAGCTGATCCAGCAGACCAAGGCGCTCACGAACCGACCGTTCGGCATCAACCTGGTGCTTGCATGGGATCCCGGAGACCGGCTGGCCATCGCGCTCGAGGAAGGGGTCCCGGTGATCTCGCTTTCCTGGGGTGATCCGTCTCCCTGGGTCGAGCAGATTCACGACGCCGGCGCGCTCCTGGTGCATATGGTCGGTTCCACGTCGGCAGCAATCGCAGCGAAGAACGCGGGTGTGGACGTGATCGTGGCACAGGGCTACGAAGCGTCCGGTCACGTCGAGGGGCAAACGAGTCTCCTGGCGCTCATTCCCGAAATGGTCGACGCCGTTGCGCCCACCCCCGTGCTCGCCGCGGGTGGCATTGGGGATGGCCGCGGGCTTGCCGCCGCGCTCTGCCTGGGCGCGTCTGGCGTCTGGCTCGGCACCCGCTTCGTTCTTTCATCAGAAGCGGATGCCCACGCCGACTACCAGGGACGCTTGATCGACGCCGGCGCGAGCGACACGATCCATACCACGCTCTTCCGCGGTGGCTGGCCAGCGAACACCCCATTGCGCACGTTGCCGAACAAGTCGCTTCAGCTCTGGGAAGACGCCGGCCGCCCCGAACCGGGCCGCGGCCCCGGGGAGGGAGACGTGATCGGGCACACCAGCCGCGGCATTCCCATCATGCGCTACCACGACGACTTCCCCGGAGCTCGGACCACAGGCGACCTGGAAAGCATGGTGCTCTACGCTGGTCAGAGCGTCGGCGTCATGCACGACGTGCTTCCTGCGGCTGAGATCATGGAGTCCATCGCGGACCAGGCACGTTCGGTGCTTTCCCGGTTGGGAGGCGCCCGTTGA
- a CDS encoding U32 family peptidase: MNGIRDTQAFLRSMGLPDHDLRDLPSSDQRFPDGGQWRIEIPSVEGPNALRTVYQYADEYGVPIHRVSQGSGVMLLTDDELDEMAALGRQRGIEISLFVGPRAGWDTGAMAYSTAGKIVGPKARGADQLVHAVEDVKRALEHGINSVLVTDEGLLLVLGKMKEAGELPKDLILKGSVMLGASNPASVRLLQDIGLTTFNTPTDLSLAHLAAIRAATTMPLDIYVEVPDDIGGFIRHYEIAELVRVCAPVYLKFGLRNAPNIYPAGTHLEATAIALTRERLRRARIGYDMLKRLDPDAIMSPLPEAVSV; encoded by the coding sequence ATGAACGGAATTCGGGACACACAGGCATTCTTGCGGAGCATGGGACTGCCCGATCACGATCTGCGCGATCTGCCATCGTCCGATCAGCGCTTCCCCGACGGCGGCCAGTGGCGCATCGAGATTCCTTCAGTCGAGGGTCCGAACGCGCTGCGCACCGTCTACCAATATGCCGACGAGTACGGGGTGCCGATTCATCGGGTAAGCCAGGGCAGCGGCGTCATGCTGCTGACCGATGACGAACTGGACGAAATGGCCGCGCTCGGACGCCAGCGCGGCATCGAGATCAGCCTGTTCGTCGGACCTCGCGCCGGCTGGGATACCGGCGCCATGGCCTATTCCACTGCTGGCAAGATCGTCGGACCGAAAGCGCGTGGCGCGGACCAGCTCGTCCATGCGGTCGAAGACGTGAAGCGGGCGCTCGAGCACGGTATCAACAGCGTGCTCGTCACCGATGAAGGACTCCTGCTCGTGCTCGGCAAGATGAAGGAGGCCGGGGAGCTGCCGAAGGACCTGATTCTCAAGGGTTCGGTCATGCTCGGCGCGTCCAATCCGGCCTCGGTACGGTTGCTGCAGGACATTGGCTTGACGACGTTCAATACCCCAACCGATCTCTCGCTGGCGCATTTGGCCGCCATCCGCGCGGCAACCACCATGCCGCTCGATATCTATGTCGAGGTTCCCGACGATATCGGTGGGTTCATTCGCCACTACGAGATCGCAGAGCTGGTGCGCGTTTGCGCTCCGGTCTATCTCAAATTTGGTTTGCGCAACGCGCCGAACATCTACCCGGCCGGAACGCACCTGGAAGCAACCGCCATTGCCCTGACCAGGGAACGCTTGCGCCGCGCCCGAATCGGCTACGACATGCTCAAGCGGCTCGACCCTGACGCGATCATGTCGCCACTGCCTGAGGCAGTCTCGGTCTAG
- a CDS encoding aminotransferase class V-fold PLP-dependent enzyme gives MDIYQKLGVQPVINCATTYTRLGGSIMAPHVAQAMADSAGAFVNIFELQEAVGKRLAELTGNEAAYVSNGAAAALALATAAAVTGDDVALMARFPNRLDGLKNQVVVHRYQRNWYDIAVRMTGVELVEIGHTYETYEWELDDAINERTAAVVYFAGTHLNRNTLPLEFVIERAHARGVPVIVDAAAQIPPVSNLWHFTRNLGADVAIFSGGKMLRGPQNSGLAVGTPKMIEAMRLNGPPVQRIGRAMKMSKEAMIGLLTAVETYLEADHVAEAMEWDAVVSSWDAAWQRLAPRWLSIRRSETGEAGEPIPRILMQVTLDAPLTRDDLIADLRAGKPPIEVVAENESTIAFSPHMLQPGEAEIVEQRVAELIASHLLAQPSGAIAGD, from the coding sequence ATGGACATCTACCAGAAACTCGGTGTGCAGCCAGTCATCAATTGCGCGACCACCTACACGCGGCTTGGCGGGTCGATCATGGCGCCACATGTAGCGCAGGCGATGGCCGATAGCGCAGGGGCTTTCGTCAACATCTTCGAACTGCAGGAGGCGGTTGGCAAACGCCTGGCGGAATTGACCGGGAACGAAGCTGCCTATGTCAGCAATGGCGCCGCAGCCGCGTTGGCGTTGGCGACCGCGGCTGCCGTGACCGGCGACGATGTTGCGCTCATGGCGCGGTTCCCGAACCGGCTCGATGGGCTGAAGAACCAGGTCGTCGTCCACCGCTACCAGCGCAATTGGTACGACATCGCAGTGCGCATGACCGGTGTGGAACTGGTGGAGATCGGTCACACATACGAGACCTATGAGTGGGAGCTCGATGATGCCATCAACGAGCGGACGGCGGCCGTGGTCTATTTCGCAGGAACGCACTTGAACCGCAACACGCTGCCGCTCGAGTTCGTGATCGAACGGGCGCACGCGCGTGGTGTGCCGGTGATCGTCGATGCCGCGGCGCAGATCCCGCCAGTCTCGAATCTCTGGCATTTCACACGGAATCTCGGCGCCGATGTTGCCATCTTCAGTGGGGGCAAGATGCTGCGCGGACCGCAGAACAGCGGGCTGGCGGTCGGAACTCCCAAAATGATCGAAGCGATGCGGCTCAACGGACCGCCGGTGCAGCGCATTGGCCGCGCGATGAAGATGTCCAAAGAAGCCATGATCGGGTTGCTGACCGCGGTCGAGACGTATCTGGAAGCCGACCATGTCGCTGAGGCGATGGAGTGGGACGCCGTCGTGTCGAGCTGGGATGCCGCATGGCAGCGGCTGGCGCCGCGTTGGCTGTCGATCAGGCGATCGGAGACCGGCGAGGCTGGGGAACCGATCCCGCGCATCCTCATGCAGGTTACGCTCGATGCGCCATTGACCCGTGACGATCTGATCGCCGATCTGCGCGCCGGAAAGCCGCCGATCGAGGTCGTGGCCGAAAACGAATCGACGATTGCCTTCAGTCCGCACATGTTGCAACCGGGAGAGGCGGAGATCGTGGAGCAGCGTGTCGCAGAATTGATCGCAAGCCACCTGCTCGCGCAGCCCTCTGGAGCCATTGCGGGGGACTAG